A single region of the Saprospiraceae bacterium genome encodes:
- a CDS encoding Gfo/Idh/MocA family oxidoreductase has protein sequence MEKSSNSRRAFLKKAGLSTAGLAMGISAQSYANIIGSNDRVRVGIVGFSNRVKGALIPAFLVSNKQTNFEIVGVSDIWNRRREEGAAYIKEKTGNTISTYRNNEELYEKNEIDAVIISTADFQHAMHTVEAAKAKKDAYVEKPFAETMEDARAAKKAVKEAGIIVQIGSQRRSGKNYHAAHEYIQSGQFGDIVMVEMTWNVNQPGRWRLPKLVASIKESDTDWKRYLLNRPYEAWDPRKYLEYRLFWPYSSGIPGQWMSHQIDTVHWFTGLSHPRSVAANGGIYVWKDGRKNYDTMTAVFDYGPLDDPSKGFQVVYSSRFSNSAGGTKEIYYSNGGELNLDTNKVTPNGGLNARNAKSMNLEANLLQEYNLADADVQVVTAADTGADDMTSMHMLNWMECVRSRETPNAPVEVGYNHSIANIMTTAALRTGQFVTFDEQKQNVLAGDKVFKF, from the coding sequence ATGGAAAAATCATCTAATTCAAGAAGAGCCTTTCTTAAAAAGGCGGGCTTGAGCACTGCTGGCCTAGCCATGGGTATCAGTGCACAAAGTTATGCTAATATCATCGGCTCAAATGATCGGGTCAGGGTTGGGATTGTAGGGTTTTCCAATCGGGTAAAAGGCGCCCTCATTCCTGCTTTTTTAGTCAGTAATAAACAGACGAACTTTGAGATCGTTGGGGTTTCGGATATCTGGAATCGCCGAAGAGAGGAAGGTGCAGCTTATATCAAGGAAAAGACAGGTAATACCATCAGCACCTACCGCAACAATGAGGAGCTATACGAAAAAAATGAGATCGACGCGGTCATCATCTCCACAGCCGACTTCCAACACGCCATGCATACCGTCGAGGCAGCCAAGGCCAAAAAAGACGCCTATGTTGAAAAGCCCTTTGCCGAAACGATGGAGGACGCCCGTGCTGCTAAAAAAGCGGTGAAGGAGGCGGGCATTATTGTCCAGATTGGCTCCCAACGAAGAAGTGGCAAAAACTATCATGCCGCCCATGAATACATTCAATCTGGCCAATTTGGAGACATTGTCATGGTAGAAATGACCTGGAACGTCAACCAGCCTGGTCGCTGGCGATTGCCGAAATTAGTCGCTAGCATTAAGGAATCCGATACCGATTGGAAACGCTATTTGCTCAACCGCCCCTATGAGGCCTGGGATCCACGGAAATACCTTGAATACAGGTTGTTTTGGCCTTACTCCTCTGGCATACCTGGGCAATGGATGTCCCACCAGATTGATACGGTACATTGGTTTACCGGCCTTTCTCATCCACGTAGTGTGGCGGCCAACGGCGGCATTTATGTTTGGAAGGATGGTCGCAAAAACTATGATACGATGACGGCCGTTTTTGATTACGGTCCTTTGGATGATCCGTCCAAAGGCTTTCAGGTTGTTTATTCCTCTCGTTTTTCCAATTCAGCAGGTGGCACCAAAGAAATTTATTATTCCAATGGTGGGGAACTTAACCTTGACACCAACAAGGTAACGCCAAATGGTGGCTTGAATGCAAGAAACGCCAAATCAATGAATTTGGAGGCGAATCTACTTCAAGAATATAATCTAGCAGACGCTGATGTACAAGTAGTTACTGCTGCTGATACGGGTGCCGATGATATGACCAGCATGCATATGCTCAATTGGATGGAGTGTGTTCGCAGCAGGGAAACGCCTAATGCCCCAGTTGAAGTTGGTTATAACCACTCTATTGCTAATATCATGACAACGGCGGCACTTCGAACAGGCCAGTTTGTTACTTTCGATGAACAGAAGCAAAATGTTTTGGCAGGTGATAAAGTGTTTAAGTTTTAG
- a CDS encoding PmoA family protein, protein MKKPISGSRYFLLCLFGLVALSCAQKMTSQKQDAASKMTKNKVQLISLPAERRVNVLIDGQLFTAYQYPADIAKPVLYPLLTPSGKMLTRGFPMDAKAGERVDHPHHVGIWLNYGYVNGLDFWNNSEAIPAEKKDKYGTIYHQAIDEIEQGNGQATLKVSASWKAPTGQTLLDEATTFIFSVNGDTRIIERITKLTAKAIDVSFKDNKEGMFGIRVTRALEFPTEKPVLLTGADGKPAAAPTIDNEGVNGNYLSSEGITGRGVWGTRGKWMNLYGSLEGEEVAIAILDHPGNPGYPTYWHARDYGLFAANPLGQSALSKGKDELNFALKAGESVTFRYQILVHAGAALSKEEIEAASEAFGSGS, encoded by the coding sequence ATGAAAAAACCGATATCCGGCTCCCGCTACTTTTTGCTTTGCCTTTTTGGTCTAGTCGCACTTTCTTGTGCCCAAAAAATGACTAGCCAAAAGCAAGATGCAGCGTCAAAAATGACTAAAAATAAGGTGCAGCTTATTTCCCTTCCCGCTGAGCGGCGAGTAAATGTACTCATTGATGGCCAATTGTTTACCGCCTACCAGTATCCTGCCGATATTGCCAAACCTGTTCTGTATCCTTTGCTTACACCAAGTGGAAAAATGCTCACCAGGGGCTTTCCTATGGATGCTAAAGCAGGAGAAAGAGTAGATCATCCGCACCATGTGGGCATTTGGCTCAATTATGGGTATGTCAATGGCCTGGATTTTTGGAATAATTCAGAGGCCATCCCCGCTGAGAAAAAGGACAAATATGGCACGATTTATCACCAGGCGATTGATGAAATAGAACAGGGAAATGGCCAGGCAACACTAAAGGTTTCCGCCAGTTGGAAAGCACCGACAGGGCAGACGCTATTGGACGAAGCAACTACTTTTATCTTTTCGGTGAATGGAGATACCCGAATCATCGAGCGAATCACCAAGCTTACCGCAAAAGCGATCGATGTTTCTTTCAAAGACAATAAGGAAGGCATGTTTGGTATCCGCGTCACCAGGGCCTTGGAATTTCCGACTGAAAAGCCTGTTTTACTCACTGGTGCTGATGGAAAACCCGCAGCAGCGCCTACCATAGACAATGAAGGGGTCAATGGCAATTATCTGAGCAGTGAGGGGATAACAGGAAGGGGCGTCTGGGGAACCCGTGGTAAATGGATGAACTTGTATGGTAGTTTGGAAGGGGAAGAAGTCGCCATCGCCATTTTAGATCATCCGGGCAACCCTGGTTATCCCACTTATTGGCATGCGAGGGACTATGGCCTTTTTGCTGCCAATCCCTTGGGACAGTCGGCGCTTTCCAAAGGGAAAGATGAGCTTAATTTTGCACTAAAAGCCGGAGAATCGGTGACCTTCAGGTACCAAATATTGGTGCATGCGGGTGCTGCGTTGTCGAAGGAGGAGATTGAGGCGGCATCGGAGGCCTTTGGCTCAGGAAGCTAA